AAGAATTGCCTCACCACCTAATCTTTCAACAATTTCGCAGGCTTTTTGAGCTCTGTCTTTTGGTCTTGTTATTGCAACAACAGGTTTTGACATATTTCATTACCTTCATTAATTTAATAATGTGATATACTATGTTTTAAGTGTTTAATATTATTTGTCATTGTTATTTTTCAACCTTGTAGAAACCATGTTAAAATTTTTAGATGAATATTGATTTTTAACTTGTTTTATTCAGATAATCATTTATTTACAGAAGAATCCAAGTATTTAAAATGAGTGTTTCTACAAGTTTAATAAAAGGTTTCATCTGAAGTTTCTAGGAATGAAGGTCTCTTTCAAAAACTTGTGTGATTTGAATTTTTACTATTTTTTGAGCCACGAAATTTTTTCGTTCTATTTTTTCTTTATTTTTAATTTAAAAGTAGTAAAATTAATATATAAGGTGGAACTTAAATATTAATATGTCTAATAAGAATATTAAAGCTTCATATGAATGTATGGAGTTAAAAGAATATAAACTTTCCGATTTTATTCCAGAGTTTTTTCTGAATTCCGCCAATATGATGATCTTTCTCGATTTGGTTGTGAAAAATATTGCTGATAATCTATATTAGACTGGAAAAAAAGAGGAAAAAACTTATTTTTGAAAAATAGAATTAGTATTTTATCCAAGTTGTAAATCAAAAGATGCTGTTAAAAATGGAACTTACGAAAGGAAACTAATCTTTTTTTAAGAATTGGAGAACAAATTTGTACTATTCAAAAATATAAATGCAAAAAAATGCGGCAAAGTTTTTTTATATACTGATTTTATCTTCACTTGTTTATCCTAATTCTAATATTACATTGCCTGTTATTGAGTGTATTGAAAATTTATATCAAATTTTATGGTGCAGGGCTCCCACAAAATACGATTTGACTTAAAAAATCAACACAACATCGAAATCTCACATCAAAGCATAGAAAACATATTATTAAACTCAAATTATCAATTTAACTATCAAAATTGGACTTATTTAAGGTTTATTATTTATTCGACAGTCTTTGGGTTAAAATTAATGGGATTTGGATATTATATTTTTAGCATTATTCGACGTTAAACTGAATACTTTAGTTTCAGTCAAATTAGTCGAATCAGAAGATTCCAAGACCATTTATCAATTCTTAAACGAATCACTAAGAAATCAAAAGAAAATATCAATATGAACATGACTTAAAACATGAATATCGAGAAGCAATAGATAAACTAAAAGTAAAACATCATTTCTGCAAATTTCACGTGAAACAAAACATAAACAAAAGATTTAAAGACTATTTTAATAAAAACCAACTAACAGATGAAGAAAAAGAAATCTTAACAGAATTAAAACAAGACATTTATAAAAATATTGGATGCAGAAACACTCAATGATGCTAAAAAAACTACGTGACATGTTAATTGATAAAAAAATACCCTCCAAACAACTTCACAATACAAAATACTATGGAAATTCATCATTCCCAACTTTAAAAAATTAACAAACCACCTTGAAAACACAAATATTCCATCAACAAACAATAAAATCGAAAACATCCTCCAAAAAGTATTTTCAAAACATATAAAAAGAACAATGAAGATAAAACAAGAACTTTTAACAAGATTCATCCTAACTAAATTATTGGAACATAAAAAATGAAAAAGAAAAAAATCACACAAGTTTTTGAAAGAGCCCAAGGTCATAAAATATAAAGATTTATATTAGATTAATTACAAAAGAACTATTAATTAACTTAATGGAGGTACGTACAATGGTTAGTTCAATAGTTGCTGCAATTATTTCCTTTTTCTTACCTGGAATTGGTCAAATAATTCAAGGAGAAACTAAAAAAGGAGCAATAATGTTTGTAGTTGCAATTATATTGTGTGCTGTGTTAAACTACGGTTTAGGATCAATTGGAAGTATTATATATTTAATATATGCACTATATGCAGCTTACGATGCTTATAATATGTAGAAAAAATTAAAAACATCACCATTTAAACATCACATATTCATTAATGATGATTAAAATGACAAATCGTATTGGAAAAGTTTTCTCAATAACAACATTTGGATCAAGTCATGGAAAAGCTATTGGAGCTATTATTGATGGCTGTCCTGCAAACCTCGAATTAAGTGTTAGAGACATTCAAAAAGAACTTGATAAAAAAAAGCCTGGAAATAATAGTGTTTCAACCCCTAGAAAAGAATTTGATAAAGTAGATATTTTATCAGGTATGTTCAAATGGAAAACAGATGGAACACCAATTGCAGGAATTGTTTTTAATGAAAACCATCACTCAAAAGATTATTCTGATTTTGAAAAGACACCTCGCCCTTCCCATGGCGACTTTGCTTGGATGATGAAATATGGCAATTATGATTATGCTGGAAGTGGTCGCGTAACTATTGGTCATGTAATTGGAGGAGCAGTGGCTAAAAAACTCTTAAAAACACAAAATATTGAAATAATATCTCATGTTAAGCAAGTTGGAAATATTATCGGTTGTGAAAATGATTTTAATAATATAAAAGAGAATGTTGAAAAAAATCCTGTTCGTTGCGGAGACCTAAAAGCTGCAAAAGAAATGGAAGAGTTAATTTTAGCTAAAAAAGCTGAAGGAGATTCAGTTGGTGGTGTTGTTAAAACTATTGCCTGTGGTGTTCTTGTGGGATTAGGAGAACCTATATTTAGAAGACTTGATGGAGATTTATCAAGAATTTTAATGAATATTGGATCTGTTAAAGGTGTTGAGATTGGTTGTGGATTTGATGTAGCTAATCATTGTGCAAGTGAAATTAACGACGAATATGAAATAGTTAATGATAAAATAAATATTAAATCTAATAATTCTGGTGGAATAATTGGTGGAATGAGTAATGGAATGCCAATAATATCAAAAATAGCTATTAAACCTATATCTATCTCTAAATGTCAAAATTCGATTGATTTTGATTCAATGGAAAATAAAAAAATAGAGATAAAAGGAAGACATGACCCTTGTATTTGCCCAAGAGTGTGTATTGTAGTTGAATCTTCAACAGCCATTGTCCTTGCAGATCATATGATTCGCTCTGGTTTTATACATCCAACAAATTTAGATTTTAATAAGTCAATATAATAGAAAATCTATTTACTTATGGTTTTTCCAATTTTTAACTCATCAAATTCCCTATTATCTATTACTGCTTGAAATGTGTTTTTTCACTCATTTTTAAATAATGTTTTATTACTACCATGAGCATTAGAATTAACATCTTTAAGAGAAGTCATTTTAAGTTTTCTTGGATTATTATAATTAGTATTTAAAGACATTCCATCAAATGCAGCTAATGTTTTAACGCCTGTTTCTTTATTAACTTTTTTAGCTTCAGTTACTGGATTCAATGCTAACATTTTAAGGCCCAAATGTGTCATAATAGCTACTTTGGGTTTTACTTCATTTATTAAATCAATGAAATTTAGTGTGCATATATGGCCATTAATTGATTTAATGCCTGGTCTTAAAACACTAGTGATTAAAATATCTGAACCTTTATGATAATCAGATAATTCATCAAAATAAGCAGTATCTGATGTATAAGATATTTTAAATCCTTTATAATCAATTTGAAAGCCAACACCTGCAAGGTCTCCATGGCGTGTTTTAGTACATTTATAGTAAATCCATCTAATTTATTTACTTCATCAGGTTTTAAAATAAGTTTATCAGACATGCTTTGATGATATTTAGATATGCAAGAACCCCATTTTTGATATCCTCCAAGAACACTAGGACTTCCAACAATAGTTCCTGTTCTTTTAGTCATTCCTTTAGTTATGGCTTCAATGAGGATTTCTGCATCATTATAATGGTCTGTGTGTGCATGAGAAACAAAAACTCCATTAATATTTCTAGGATCTAATCCAAATTGATAAGTTCTAATAAGAGCTCTTGGACCTGAATCAACATGATAATTTTTACCAGCTAAATTATCAATTCTAAACCCACCAGTCATTCTACGCTGAGAGATAGCAGAAAATCTTCCACCCCCCCACTGCCTAAAAATGTAAGTTTCATTTAAACCTCCTACAACGAGCATAAAATTATATCACAACTTAAAGGAGATTTATTTTTTTTAAGACATAAAATTTCATTATCAATTATAACTTTATCTCCAAGTTTATCATCATTATCACTAAACATTAAAACATTTTCACTAGGACCTGCTAATTGTTTCCAATCACCATTCATTGCTCGTGTTTTATCATTAAGTTCAACTTGAATCATATTTCCGTCTATTAAGACAACTTTTCCAATTTCACCTTTATTAATAATATTACTTGCCATTTCAATAGCTAAATTTTGTTGAATTAGTTCTTCGGTTAATTTTTTTCTAAATTTAGTTAAAACTTTGATATCGTGATCTACTGTGACATTAGATGTTTTGAGCTTCATTTTCATCAAAATTTGGGCTTTTAATTAACACATCAAAATGTCGACCAATTGATGGTGTTTTTTGAGAAATTTCTTCTAAAATATTTCCAAAAATTTCACCTATGTATTTTAAATTTTGAGAAGATTTCCAGTATCTATTAATTAAAGTTTCAGCTTTTTGTTTTGCAAATTTATTTCCAAATATTATAATACCACTTTTACCTGCTTGGCGTGATGATACCTCAGAACCTAATAACTCTACGATTTGATAACCATTTGTAGTTCCATAAATTCTTTTTCTTCTGGTTTCAAAGGTTCCTTTAGTACTTACTTCACCTCTTACAGAATTTTCAACAATATTAATTTTATTTGCGTCATCTGTTATTTGTTTTGAATAATTCAGGAGAAAACATTCAGTAAATACTAGAAGAAATGGAAACTTTTAAAGGATTTTCATGTTTTTTTGGCAACAGATGGATCCTATGTTGAAATTCCTGATCATCCACAAGCACGTGAAGAAATGGGAGTTCCACCAAATAATGAAGTTGAAACATTTGCTGCAAATGCAAGAATCTCTTGCACAGTCGATACAAAAATGGACTTTGTAATATCAATCAATAATTGAAAAATCAAACCGTAAATGAAATAACATTTAGCATTAAGACACTTAGATGATGTAAAAAAAAACAAAATTAATATGAATATATAGTAATCACATGCTATTGATAGATTACTATATATTCCACAGAAATCATGTTAAAAACAGAAAAACATTTGAATTCATACTATTTAATCCGTGGAAAAACAAGTACATGAGTGTTGGCAGAAATTATTAGATTTTGAACATTTTTCATTTTATCCTTTAGCTTTTTTCAATATTTTTTTAAGTTAGTGATATGAACTTTATTGCACTAATGACTGAATGTAAATCCATTTTATTCTCTTTAATAAGATTAAACAATCTTATTAGGTTGTATGATGCTACGATTGTGAACATTTGGTTTTGTACTCTTTTTAAACCAACTATTGGAAGATAATCATAGTTGTAAATTCTTTTGAAAGTTCCGTTATGTGCTTCTACAGTCTTTGAACGTAATTTATAGTCTTTTATTCTATCTTTAGTAGACATTAATCTTTCAACTTTGTATGTAACTTCGTGGACGTACCTTGTTATTGCTCTATGGTTGGTTGTATAGCATTTCACTTTATATTTGTAATTTTTGCAGGCTAGGTAGTTTGAATAGACTAATTTGATTTTATTTCCTCCTCCTTTTTTTTGTGGGGCAGGATATGCTCCATCAAGAGTTAATTCTTCATTATTGGGACAAATAAAAACATTTTTATATTCATCAAAAACAAAATAATCTATAGCAAATGGATTGTCAGGTAGATTACCTGAATTCTCTCTATTTTACTGTTTTGTTGGAATTAAAGCAGTTATACCTAATTCCTCGAGATATTGTAAATTTGCTAGTGTTGAATAGATTGTATCCGCGCTAATTTTTGTGGGTTGTAATTTTAGATTAACGAGGATTTGATTCATTAATGCAGGAATTTGATAATGATCCGTAGGATTTTGAACTGCATTAACTCCACATATTAACTTCGATTTCGTATCAGTTCCCAATT
This window of the Methanobrevibacter sp. V74 genome carries:
- a CDS encoding transposase; the protein is MKFFFYWWQLLDYSGQVSLALNDHDARLMKVKDNGQKYPKFSFNIQLGTDTKSKLICGVNAVQNPTDHYQIPALMNQILVNLKLQPTKISADTIYSTLANLQYLEELGITALIPTKQ
- the aroC gene encoding chorismate synthase, whose product is MTNRIGKVFSITTFGSSHGKAIGAIIDGCPANLELSVRDIQKELDKKKPGNNSVSTPRKEFDKVDILSGMFKWKTDGTPIAGIVFNENHHSKDYSDFEKTPRPSHGDFAWMMKYGNYDYAGSGRVTIGHVIGGAVAKKLLKTQNIEIISHVKQVGNIIGCENDFNNIKENVEKNPVRCGDLKAAKEMEELILAKKAEGDSVGGVVKTIACGVLVGLGEPIFRRLDGDLSRILMNIGSVKGVEIGCGFDVANHCASEINDEYEIVNDKINIKSNNSGGIIGGMSNGMPIISKIAIKPISISKCQNSIDFDSMENKKIEIKGRHDPCICPRVCIVVESSTAIVLADHMIRSGFIHPTNLDFNKSI
- a CDS encoding transposase → MDYFVFDEYKNVFICPNNEELTLDGAYPAPQKKGGGNKIKLVYSNYLACKNYKYKVKCYTTNHRAITRYVHEVTYKVERLMSTKDRIKDYKLRSKTVEAHNGTFKRIYNYDYLPIVGLKRVQNQMFTIVASYNLIRLFNLIKENKMDLHSVISAIKFISLT
- a CDS encoding DUF2121 domain-containing protein — translated: MNYSKQITDDANKINIVENSVRGEVSTKGTFETRRKRIYGTTNGYQIVELLGSEVSSRQAGKSGIIIFGNKFAKQKAETLINRYWKSSQNLKYIGEIFGNILEEISQKTPSIGRHFDVLIKSPNFDENEAQNI